The Apium graveolens cultivar Ventura chromosome 3, ASM990537v1, whole genome shotgun sequence sequence ATTCAAGGTGACATTTGTGGTCCTATTCATCTATTTTATGGCCCATTAGGTACTTTATGGTTTTAATTGATGCGTCAACTCGATGGTCTCATGTATGTCTACTTACAACCCGAAATACATCATTTGCCAAATTACTTGCCTAAATAATTAAACTCCAAGCTCAATTTCCCGACCATACCATTAAATCAATCCGACTAGATAATGCTGCTAAATTTACATCTGCAACTTTTAATGATTATTGTATATCAATAGGAATCTCAGTCGAACACCCGGTAGCTCAcgtacatacacaaaatggtttagcagaatccttGATTAAAAGGCTTCAACTTATTGCCCGTCTCTTACTTCTAAGAGCATATTTACCTATATATGTTTGGGATCATGCAAAACTTCATGCTGCAAATATAATTAGAATAAGGTCTGCTGCTTACCACAAACAATCCCCTCAAAATTAGTTCTTGGTCAAGTACCTAATATATCGCATTTAAAAGTTTTTGGTTGTGCTGTGTATGTTCCTATATCACCACCACAAAGAACTAAAATGGGACCTCAAAAAAGAATTGGTATATATGTTGGTTTTGATTCTCCGTCAATTATAAGGTATCTGGAACCGTTAACTGGTGATGTTTTTACTGCTCGTTATACTGATTATTATTTTGATAATCCATGTTCCCTAAATTAGGGGGAGATAATGATTTGCATAAATTAAATTCCGAAATATCATGGAATGCATTAGGATTAAATTATATTGATTCACGTACTAATCAATGTGAATATGAAGTTCaaagaattattcatatgcaaaatattgCTAATCAAATGCCAGATGCTTTTAGTGACTCTAGACATATTATAAGGTCACACATACCTGCTGTTAATGCTCCGACACGAGTTGAAATCCCTACTAAGAAATCAATTCTTGAAAAATTGATTGGTGATTCAAAGCCACGCCAGAAGCGTGGTAGACCTGTTGGTGCAAAAGATGTTGTACCACAAAAACGAAAATTAATTGGACCTGCCCCTGAAGTGGCAAGTGTTCCAAAAAATACTCCATAAGTGGTATTACCTTCTGAAGAGGTTCAATCCCCTGAAGTGGATATAACAAAACTCCTTGACGTGAGATTGCCTCCAGAAGAAAACATTGCCCCAGAAGTGGCACATGCCCCAGAAGTGGTACATGCCCCAGAAGTGGAAAATGCTTCCACAGAAGCAAAGGTACCTGGAAATTATGAGATCTCAATGAATTATGTCCATGAAGCGAAATTAATGGATTTTCGGAGTATTGAGGTTGATGATGTATATGCTTTTTCCGTGGAATCTGATGTTATTATGAACTCCGATCatgaaccacaaagtgtggaaGAGTGTCGACACCGAGATGATTAGCCAAAAAATTGTgattcaggaagaattgcaaTCCTTGCACAAGAGAAATGTATTTGGACCTACAGTCCAAACACCAACTGGTGTAATCCCCGTCGGGAATAGATGGGTGTTTGTACGAAAACGAAATGAGAGaaatgaaattgtgagatataaGGCCCGACTAATAGCCCAGGGATTCTCTCAAAGACCTGGTTTTGATTACCAGGAAACATACTCTCCTGTGATGGATGGAGTTACTTTTCGTTTTCTAATGGGTATGGCTTGTATGGAAAAACTGTAAACACGTTTGATGGACGTTGTGACAACATACCTATATGGATCACTTGATAGTGATATTTATATGAAAATTCCTGAAGGATTAAATACTGAGGACACTAAGCCTCGACATTTATATTCTGTTAAATTACGacgatcattgtatggtttgaaacaatctggtcgtatgtggtacaaCAGGTTTACTGAATACTTATTGAATGATGGATATGTTAATAATCAAGTGTGTCATTGCATTTTTATTAAACGAACATCAACTGGTTTTGTTATTATTACTGTATACGTGGATGATTTGAATATTATCGGTACTATTGAAGATATTACTAATGCTGCTAACTATTTGAAAaatgagtttgaaatgaaagatcttggaaggacaagattttgtttaggtatacaggtggatcacttatcttcaggaatatttgttcatcaatcaaACTACACTTAAAAGATTCTTGATCGGTTCTACGTGGACAAAGCTCATCCACTAACCACACCAATGGTCGTTCGATCACTCGAGGTTGAAAAGGATTATTTCCGTCCTAAAAAATAAGATGAAGAGGCTCTTAGACCTGAAGTTCCATATCTCAGTGCAATTGGCACTCTCATGTATCTTATAAACAACACACGACTTGATATTGCATTTGTAGTGAACCTGTTGGCAAAATTTAGTTCTGACCCTACTAAAAGGCATTGGGATGGAATAAAACATATATTCAGATATCTTCGATGGACAATCGATCTTGGACTATTCTTCCCAAACAATTCAAGATCACGGCTAGTTGGATATACAGATGTGGGATACatgtcagatcctcattttggGCGATCACAAACAGTTTACCTATTTACATATTGTGATACTGCTATCTCTTGAAAGTCTACAAAACAAATTATGGCTGCAACTTCATCAAACCACGCAGAGTTACTAGCAATTCATGAAGCAAGCATAAAATGTATTTGGCTAAGGTCGGTCATTCAACATATTCGAGAATCATGTGGATTATCAAGTATTTCAAACAGTCCTACAGTTTTATTCGAGGATAACACGGCTTGCATCAAacaacttaaggaaggatatatTAAAGGGGATCGAACAAAACACACATTgccaaaattcttctacactcatgaACTTCAAGAAAATGGTGATATTGATGTCCAACAAGTTCGCTCATGCGATAATCTGGCGGATATACTTACAAAGTCACTACCTACATCAACATTTGAGAAGCTGAGAAATAATATGGGTATGCGGAGGTTAAAAAATTTGCTACATCAAAATGTCAAAATTTGAGACATTTTATTCAGGGGGAGGCTGTACTATTTTTACTTCGTCAAGGTTTTTATCCCACTGAGTTTTTTCttgcaaggttttaacgaggcagtcAATCTTTGCAATAACCCGCATTTGGCAATCAAGGGGagtgttaaaatatttgaataaatataaagtGATTGTTAAAGCGTATTGAGGAAGTCTTTCAAATTTTGATGAGAAAGACTTGCACAACTTCTTAAGAAAGAAACTTTTTCAGAACGACTTTTAAAGTTTATCGAGAAAGACTTGTAAAACTTATCGATGAAGTTTTGTAATACTTAATGAAGAAGATTTGGATAGTTTATTTAATAAGAATTGTAAACCAACTAATATAAATAGTTCATTTAGCTAATAAAATGAGATACAACTTTATTTTTATATCTTCTATTCTCCTATACTTCCTCTGCATGagacataactaatattttaaGTCCAGATTTATaacaaattttttattaataatattaatttaaaattatcaTAATTCATATAATAGACCCTATTATGTTATCATAATAAAGATATCTTTAATTTCTTAAAAAACGTGAAGTCAAACAAAAGCTGAAAAAGACGTATAAACACCAACTCCAGAACGATGTATGAAACACATAAGTCAAAGCCTAACCCTCTGTTCAATAAATGAGAGTCAGATATTCCGGTACAGAGAACTAAACTCCAAAACCAGCTAGTTCCAACAAACCCCTTTATACAACTTGCTAAACCAGATTTATAAACCACCAGTTTTCCATCATACCACTTCGTGCAACTTGCAAAATCTGGGTACGTACCATTAATTCATGTACATTATTAGTTAGATTTGATTGTACAAAACATTACTATATTCCAACTTGTCCATTGTTTTTTGTGTATTCACACTTCCGATATAATAAGATTTACGGATTGTCCTCGAAGCAGATAAGCCCCTGTATTATTTTCGTTACATTTTTCTCATGGGAGAAAGAAGCGAAATCAGGGCGAATAATTTTCACGAGTTTTTCGACAATTGGCTTGATGAGCAGAACCAGTACCTCAGACAACTTGTTGCAGCTGCTGAAGCCTACGAGAATCGTCGTCGTCAGCTCCAGAATTTTAATCGAATTCATGCTGGAAATGGTCACAGGGACAATGGAGAGAGTATTCTAAGCCAAATTGTCGAGAGAGTGGTTCGACATTACGACAAGTACTACGAGGCCAAGTCTAGATGCGAGAATCAGGATGTTTTAGCCATGTTATCGCCATCCTGGCGAAGCAAGCTGGAAGATGCGTTTCTCTGGATTGGTGGATGGAGACCTAGCATGTCTTTTATGTTGTTATATTCCAAGCTAGGGTTACAGGTTGAGGCTGGACTCGCGGAATTAATGAGGAGTGTTCCAACAGGGGATTTAGCTGATCTTTCGCAGGATCAAATCAGGCGAATTGACGAGTTACAGCTGATGACAATAGATGAGGAGAAGAGGGTTACTGAGAAGATGGCAAAGCAGCAACAGAAGCTGGCTGATTCGTCTATGACAGAGTTGTCACATGTGGTTACGGAGATGATTAGGAACAATGACAACAACAGGCCTGAAGAGATTGGATATAATTCGGCACAAGTGAGGCCTGTTTTGAAAGAGAAAGAGGATGGTTTGGAGTGTGTTCTGCACATGGCTGATGATCTTAGAATTAAGACGCTTAAGAATGTAATTGATGTGTTGAGTCCAATACAAGGTGTTCATTTCTTGATTGCTGCTGCTGAGTTGCACCTCAGGGTTCATGAATGGGGGAGACAGAAAGATGCTGCTGCTGCTGCTTCTGCTTCTTCATCGTCTTCCCAAAACACCGCGAGTTAAGTACTACAACACCATCGGAGAGTACTTAAGGTGATCATCAAAGTTTGGTAGGTGTTAACCTTAGTTTTCTAGCACTTTTTTAGACAATGTTTCTATGTTTCTATGTTTGTGTGGCTGAATGTTTTGAAAGctttttaatatatgtttaatatgttcTCTAATCTCTATAAAGAGAAGAGAGATTAATCTATCATTCTACATGTATTAATTAGCTTCATGAATCAaaacaaatataagtgttttcTTAGTTTTCATCTGGAAGCAATTCCTCAAGTTATATACATCTAAGTCTCTTTCACGGTATAAAGTTGGAGATAGAATTATaattgtttaatttttttattcttttgtaaattttattaaaaattaattcaaaatttatatttttgaaaaatattatcATGTTATATTTAAGTTGTTCAAGGAAGAGATTAATACTATAAGTACGGAGAAAAAATACAGATTTTTTTTATCAGAACACTATAAAACACATAGAAAAGAggattttttttatcaaaataacAACTTTTGACCTAAAACACCAAGTGGAGTACAACCCAAAATACCGGTCAATACGCATAACGGAGATGCATGTATTTTATTTTACGCTGCCGATATTTTATCGGGcattaatccataattaattgaTAATTTTTAGAACCACGCTGCAGCCGGGCACACTTCTTTCAATCTTGATAACCTCGTAATAACTTTTGAACCCTCCTAAATACAAGAAACACACATTTCTAACTTAAGAGGCAAGCTTGTTCAAAATAAAACCTTTTATTAACTCCATCAAAATCCACCACAAATCTATTTAAGCTACAATCGGACACATCAACATAATGAAGCTCTACAAACCAATAATTACCACCACTAAAAAAACTACTGCTTAATAGACAATGAAGTGTCTCTTAAATCTACCATGAAACCCTTTCATCGAAGTATGTTCTGCCTTTCAACCTCTTGGCGTCTGTCAAACAATAAAAAGTCATGGGTATTGGTGAGTTGTTATTAAAAGTAAACAGCATGTCAACAAATAATACAATCTAAAATTGTTAGAATACTGACCTAACCAAGAAGATATACAAGAAATCTGTTTTTTTGAGTTAAGCACTAGTATATGATCAATGAGTCAAAATTGTTGGCCTATAGTGATGCCGTACCTTCTTTGTTTCTCTTATTCACATTTTTTACATAGTTTCGTATTTCTCTTTTGATTTGCCAATTATAGTTCTAGTGTCTTTTCAAGCAGAATTTATAGCACACTACTTGATATATATGCAAAGAAACATACCGACTCCTGGCCTTTTGGAGTTTTAATTGAATAGACCAGCTTTTATTTACCACTTCATGTGATCATAATCAGTTTCTGGTTCAGTTAAATTGAGATCACCAAGACTCTTATCTAAAGGCAAAGTAAGAGCATTCTCTCCACCATTTACGGAGGATAAAAACCTCTCTGTTTATTTTGTTCCATACCATTTACTCTTCTATTCTTATTCTTCTTTCGTCTCTGCTTCAAATACTCTACTCACAGTCTCACACAGAAGGCTAGCTCTCTTATTTATATTCCaaatttctaatttatattataattcaTCGAGCTTTTTTGAGCTACTAAAAAGCCCAAAGCCTCAAACCATGGTACCTTTTTACATATGTATTCATGCTAGACCAGATTCAAATCTGATGACTTTATCAAAACAAATTGTACTCGATTGTATCAAACACCTAAAACTGTAAAAGCAATATTATCACACAAATTTAACTCAAATAGTAACAACTTGGATACTGAAATACCATTATTGCACATAAACAACTATATAATCATAAGTTCAGTTCCCCAAACTCAGGCATGTTATATTCCAACCAAACATCAACTAAAAACATGTTCAATTTATTAGAAAAGGGTGAGAGTACTCACAGATTAATGCATGTTTGGTGCGGAGGAATGCAGAGAAGGAAGCAAACTACGAACCAGCTGACAAGAATACCATGGGTAGAGCTTCTGTGCTAGTATACTTCACCCCTAAAACGTGTATTTGGAacaactatctacactccactaTGACGTAGAATAGATTAAATGGCCTCATCTACTAATGAATTTACCCTGCTGGAACTAAAGGATGTCACAGAGGGACCTTTACTTTCCCGTTAACAGCA is a genomic window containing:
- the LOC141713880 gene encoding protein DOG1-like 3; protein product: MGERSEIRANNFHEFFDNWLDEQNQYLRQLVAAAEAYENRRRQLQNFNRIHAGNGHRDNGESILSQIVERVVRHYDKYYEAKSRCENQDVLAMLSPSWRSKLEDAFLWIGGWRPSMSFMLLYSKLGLQVEAGLAELMRSVPTGDLADLSQDQIRRIDELQLMTIDEEKRVTEKMAKQQQKLADSSMTELSHVVTEMIRNNDNNRPEEIGYNSAQVRPVLKEKEDGLECVLHMADDLRIKTLKNVIDVLSPIQGVHFLIAAAELHLRVHEWGRQKDAAAAASASSSSSQNTAS